A window of the Citrus sinensis cultivar Valencia sweet orange chromosome 9, DVS_A1.0, whole genome shotgun sequence genome harbors these coding sequences:
- the LOC102621860 gene encoding WPP domain-interacting protein 1-like isoform X1: MDFDSERSAHESVEDNVVVSQGAVSHVNDDNSVKINGSYVNELVSSDNHDANVAPVDCKETGDQGLAMKSPTGGSPPMKKGYGLKKWRRIKRDFVKDAGPSVDSSKILKRGLSGAVNPTTPLADNWQNNKASVGFPNALKTMGVVDGFATRGSSSDSRFAVGSAFAAGTDSENSEDRSSKSSTAASAPKLRYELPAASVYVRERNRMKNLSGKSGGNATQRVQQGKSRAEGSKKPRGEKVKIEKENSHSSMESDSRSSNFVFMQGTSAMTSNGRQSGRSMNYDGENSDDAHASDQQFSEEVQTGYAEENVGVVEDLSQDDLAADLSWDAKDEKNENHQPSTVRDPLVESLLTLQSVQDALEKEVEKLGEIGKDAILLHDNSFEGSSIPADSIFTDPQIHGLSSSNKFRSEKNGEGASGSLEMLVLSLKQNVQHLEAKLEEMRTLLEVKELRVAELEATLNSSKPGKEESGSTIDLQPELCREMETEFECLFRQKIEAEVEYLTLTRTIDKVRAAGGGRVTLIEEQEALALEQAQMLSKLEETECKAAVLEKQAEELGKYCRHVLGEEVVLKMQNRVCKVTTCFVIQFLLLVLVFWLVVLRLSSHSGVIVPT; encoded by the exons ATGGATTTTGACAGTGAACGTTCAGCTCATGAATCTGTGGAAGATAATGTAGTAGTGAGCCAAGGAGCTGTATCCCATGTTAATGATGACAATAGCGTTAAGATTAATGGGTCATATGTCAACGAGTTGGTTAGTAGTGACAATCATGATGCTAATGTAGCACCAGTTGATTGCAAAGAAACGGGTGACCAAGGTTTGGCAATGAAATCTCCAACCGGAGGTTCACCTCCTATGAAGAAAGGGTATGGATTAAAGAAATGGAGGCGGATTAAGAGGGATTTTGTTAAGGATGCTGGTCCTAGTGTGGATAGCAGCAAAATTTTGAAGCGGGGTTTGTCTGGTGCTGTTAATCCAACTACACCATTGGCTGATAATTGGCAGAATAACAAGGCTTCTGTTGGATTCCCAAATGCATTAAAAACCATGGGTGTTGTTGATGGCTTTGCAACTCGTGGCTCTAGTTCGGATTCTAGGTTTGCGGTTGGTTCCGCTTTTGCTGCGGGTACGGATTCTGAGAACAGTGAGGATCGAAGTAGCAAGTCTTCTACAGCAGCCAGTGCTCCAAAGTTGAGATATGAATTGCCTGCTGCATCAGTGTATGTGCGAGAGAGGAACAGGATGAAGAATTTGAGTGGGAAGAGTGGGGGTAATGCAACTCAACGTGTTCAACAAGGAAAAAGTCGGGCCGAAGGCAGTAAGAAGCCTAGAGGGGAAAAGGTCAAAATTGAGAAAGAGAACTCTCATTCCAGCATGGAATCTGACTCGAGAAGCTCCAACTTTGTCTTTATGCAGGGTACTTCTGCCATGACTAGTAACGGGAGGCAAAGTGGACGGTCAATGAATTACGATGGGGAAAATAGTGACGATGCTCATGCTTCTGACCAACAGTTTAGTGAGGAAGTTCAAACTGGTTACGCCGAAGAGAATGTGGGAGTAGTTGAGGATCTTTCACAAGATGATTTAGCAGCGGACTTATCTTGGGATGCTAAGgatgagaagaatgaaaacCACCAGCCGTCAACAGTACGGGATCCTTTGGTGGAGTCTCTCCTCACCCTCCAGTCTGTGCAAGATGCGCTGGAAAAAG AAGTTGAGAAATTAGGGGAGATTGGGAAGGATGCCATATTGCTACATGATAACTCATTTGAGGGTAGCAGTATACCTGCTGATTCCATTTTTACTGATCCACAAATCCATGGACTAAGTTCTTCTAACAAATTTAGATCTGAAAAGAATGGAGAAGGTGCTTCAGGTTCCTTGGAAATGCTGGTGCTAAGCTTGAAACAGAATGTGCAACATTTGGAAGCCAAACTGGAGGAGATGAGAACTCTGCTAGAGGTGAAGGAACTGAGGGTCGCTGAACTGGAAGCCACATTAAACAGTAGCAAGCCTGGAAAGGAAGAGTCAGGGAGCACTATTGACTTGCAGCCAGAATTATGTAGAGAGATGGAGACTGAGTTTGAATGTCTCTTTCGGCAAAAGATTGAAGCTGAGGTGGAGTATCTGACACTAACGAGGACAATAGACAAGGTGAGAGCAGCTGGTGGTGGTCGAGTTACACTCATTGAAGAGCAAGAAGCTCTAGCCTTGGAGCAAGCACAGATGCTGAGCAAGCTAGAAGAAACCGAATGCAAAGCAGCGGTGCTAGAGAAACAAGCGGAGGAGTTGGGAAAATATTGTAGACATGTTTTGGGGGAGGAAGTAGTTTTGAAGATGCAGAACAGGGTATGTAAGGTTACTACATGTTTTGTCATACAGTTTCTATTACTGGTCTTGGTATTTTGGCTGGTTGTCTTGCGGTTGTCATCCCATTCAGGGGTGATTGTAcccacataa
- the LOC102621860 gene encoding WPP domain-interacting protein 2-like isoform X2, which produces MKSPTGGSPPMKKGYGLKKWRRIKRDFVKDAGPSVDSSKILKRGLSGAVNPTTPLADNWQNNKASVGFPNALKTMGVVDGFATRGSSSDSRFAVGSAFAAGTDSENSEDRSSKSSTAASAPKLRYELPAASVYVRERNRMKNLSGKSGGNATQRVQQGKSRAEGSKKPRGEKVKIEKENSHSSMESDSRSSNFVFMQGTSAMTSNGRQSGRSMNYDGENSDDAHASDQQFSEEVQTGYAEENVGVVEDLSQDDLAADLSWDAKDEKNENHQPSTVRDPLVESLLTLQSVQDALEKEVEKLGEIGKDAILLHDNSFEGSSIPADSIFTDPQIHGLSSSNKFRSEKNGEGASGSLEMLVLSLKQNVQHLEAKLEEMRTLLEVKELRVAELEATLNSSKPGKEESGSTIDLQPELCREMETEFECLFRQKIEAEVEYLTLTRTIDKVRAAGGGRVTLIEEQEALALEQAQMLSKLEETECKAAVLEKQAEELGKYCRHVLGEEVVLKMQNRVCKVTTCFVIQFLLLVLVFWLVVLRLSSHSGVIVPT; this is translated from the exons ATGAAATCTCCAACCGGAGGTTCACCTCCTATGAAGAAAGGGTATGGATTAAAGAAATGGAGGCGGATTAAGAGGGATTTTGTTAAGGATGCTGGTCCTAGTGTGGATAGCAGCAAAATTTTGAAGCGGGGTTTGTCTGGTGCTGTTAATCCAACTACACCATTGGCTGATAATTGGCAGAATAACAAGGCTTCTGTTGGATTCCCAAATGCATTAAAAACCATGGGTGTTGTTGATGGCTTTGCAACTCGTGGCTCTAGTTCGGATTCTAGGTTTGCGGTTGGTTCCGCTTTTGCTGCGGGTACGGATTCTGAGAACAGTGAGGATCGAAGTAGCAAGTCTTCTACAGCAGCCAGTGCTCCAAAGTTGAGATATGAATTGCCTGCTGCATCAGTGTATGTGCGAGAGAGGAACAGGATGAAGAATTTGAGTGGGAAGAGTGGGGGTAATGCAACTCAACGTGTTCAACAAGGAAAAAGTCGGGCCGAAGGCAGTAAGAAGCCTAGAGGGGAAAAGGTCAAAATTGAGAAAGAGAACTCTCATTCCAGCATGGAATCTGACTCGAGAAGCTCCAACTTTGTCTTTATGCAGGGTACTTCTGCCATGACTAGTAACGGGAGGCAAAGTGGACGGTCAATGAATTACGATGGGGAAAATAGTGACGATGCTCATGCTTCTGACCAACAGTTTAGTGAGGAAGTTCAAACTGGTTACGCCGAAGAGAATGTGGGAGTAGTTGAGGATCTTTCACAAGATGATTTAGCAGCGGACTTATCTTGGGATGCTAAGgatgagaagaatgaaaacCACCAGCCGTCAACAGTACGGGATCCTTTGGTGGAGTCTCTCCTCACCCTCCAGTCTGTGCAAGATGCGCTGGAAAAAG AAGTTGAGAAATTAGGGGAGATTGGGAAGGATGCCATATTGCTACATGATAACTCATTTGAGGGTAGCAGTATACCTGCTGATTCCATTTTTACTGATCCACAAATCCATGGACTAAGTTCTTCTAACAAATTTAGATCTGAAAAGAATGGAGAAGGTGCTTCAGGTTCCTTGGAAATGCTGGTGCTAAGCTTGAAACAGAATGTGCAACATTTGGAAGCCAAACTGGAGGAGATGAGAACTCTGCTAGAGGTGAAGGAACTGAGGGTCGCTGAACTGGAAGCCACATTAAACAGTAGCAAGCCTGGAAAGGAAGAGTCAGGGAGCACTATTGACTTGCAGCCAGAATTATGTAGAGAGATGGAGACTGAGTTTGAATGTCTCTTTCGGCAAAAGATTGAAGCTGAGGTGGAGTATCTGACACTAACGAGGACAATAGACAAGGTGAGAGCAGCTGGTGGTGGTCGAGTTACACTCATTGAAGAGCAAGAAGCTCTAGCCTTGGAGCAAGCACAGATGCTGAGCAAGCTAGAAGAAACCGAATGCAAAGCAGCGGTGCTAGAGAAACAAGCGGAGGAGTTGGGAAAATATTGTAGACATGTTTTGGGGGAGGAAGTAGTTTTGAAGATGCAGAACAGGGTATGTAAGGTTACTACATGTTTTGTCATACAGTTTCTATTACTGGTCTTGGTATTTTGGCTGGTTGTCTTGCGGTTGTCATCCCATTCAGGGGTGATTGTAcccacataa